A region of Brevinematales bacterium DNA encodes the following proteins:
- a CDS encoding T9SS type A sorting domain-containing protein yields the protein MKVIFIVVIFLLVLNQGYPFKMTNNVLNIDFSPATTNLIYDIVNASILQPPNNSILLNGGTSSFKITNITIDKSKMENFSTLFISTLLTPSTTVEVHIMNGKSRTILETIYLTSSQGSYFIDLKKILPKDLDNIYFIFTSLTTSPIGGKILLISLVKEVAIENYVEDYQIKAYPNPVLVNSNNRMKFSFKLPKLSTVSVVIFDSIGNIIKTIYRNNNLESGVHIVEWDLKDDTGKDVPSGKYIVLLKADNNQSSFKFNIIR from the coding sequence ATGAAAGTTATTTTTATAGTAGTAATATTTTTGCTGGTACTAAACCAAGGATATCCCTTCAAAATGACTAATAACGTACTCAACATTGATTTTTCTCCAGCAACTACAAATTTAATCTATGATATTGTAAATGCATCAATATTACAACCACCAAATAATTCAATACTACTCAACGGTGGTACATCATCTTTTAAGATCACAAACATAACAATAGATAAATCCAAAATGGAAAATTTTTCTACATTATTCATAAGTACACTTTTAACTCCTTCTACCACAGTTGAAGTACATATAATGAATGGAAAATCTAGAACAATATTAGAGACTATATATTTAACATCATCTCAAGGAAGCTACTTCATAGATCTAAAAAAAATACTACCCAAAGATCTTGATAATATATACTTCATATTCACATCGTTAACTACATCACCGATAGGAGGGAAAATATTACTAATATCACTAGTCAAAGAAGTTGCAATAGAAAATTATGTAGAAGACTACCAAATAAAAGCATATCCAAACCCTGTACTAGTAAACTCCAACAATAGAATGAAGTTTTCTTTCAAGCTTCCAAAACTATCTACTGTATCAGTTGTTATCTTTGACAGCATAGGAAATATAATCAAAACCATCTACAGAAATAACAACCTAGAAAGTGGAGTACACATAGTCGAATGGGATTTAAAAGATGATACTGGAAAAGATGTGCCATCAGGTAAATACATAGTATTACTAAAAGCAGACAATAATCAATCCTCTTTCAAGTTTAACATAATAAGGTGA